The DNA window CCACAAACACTCACCGTCTCAACTTCCAATGCCATATAGCTATTATACTTGTTCAAAACCAAGTTTATTTTATCAGAAAAATCAATTCCTTTTCTCTGCTTTAAAATGTCCATCTCATTTGAGAACAAATCAATCTTTATATCAGATACAGCATCTTGAGGAAGAACCAATAGTATCTCGTCACTAGAGTCAAGTATTGAAATATTTCTATCATCAAAGCTGCTAGACATGTCTACATACACAATATCATACTGGCCCATACTTTTAAGTTCGCCAAGGAGCGTCTTTAATTCCTCAGGCTTTGAATCCTGCAGGTCAAGTAAACTCTCAGGCGGACAGAAATAATGAATGTTGTATTCACCATCTATACATTTAGCTGATTCAATCCTAAGCTGGAGGTTTTTACTCTTATCCTTCAAGTAATACAAAATATTTGAAAGATTCTGTCCTCCCCTGCAATCACAAAATAAAGCTGTAGATTGGAAATCTTCAAGATTAAGATAAAAAACTTTGAGCCCTTTCTGAGCACATTGTATTGCACAACTGGTTGAAATGGTCGTTTTTCCCGACCCACCTATAGGAGAATAAACAGCAACTACTTTTGTTTTTTTCTCTCCTGTAATATTGATAATATCTCCATCGTCTTTTTGGGCATATATATTGAATATATCACTTACAATTTTATCGCCTTGTTGATATTTACTAATAGTATAATATTCATTGCTTTCACTGCTAACCCTATCTACTGTAAGTAGAATAACCGTTGCAACGTTTCCTTTCAGAATTTCACGAGAATATAATTCAGAGTCTATTAATAAAACGTCAATTTTATTACTCTCATCTGATAGATATTCTACAAGACATGCTTTATCAGTAAAAGAGCTTACCTGGAATCTTTGAGAGTAATTCAGCATAAAATATCCGGCTATACTCTCAACATAAGTTTCATCGGTGTCAGCAATAATCAGTTTCAACCTTGTCATAACATTTCCCCCGTAAACATAAAAATATAAAAGCATCTTATATTAATATATAACAATATAACTATATAAAACAATATAATATTTGATGTTTATTTAAAATATTAAAACAAAATTAAGAACAACCTAGAGAATAAAATATGATTACGACTTTTAAAGCGTTTATATATTATATTATACTTTTACTACGAATTTTTGTCAAATTTTATTAAACAATTGTACTGCAATCTTTAATTTCAGGCTAATTCCTAAAATGAAACAAGTATATAGCCAGATAGTAATATACTTGTTTTATTTTAGCTAAACAAATCAATATTAATTGCGTGTTTTAATCGATATTAAAAACCTCGGAAAGGTTTAGTATAATATCAAAGCATTCTGAAGTATCACCTACAATATCATCTCCTGATTTTCTGATAGAGTAATGTTTTCTTGTATCCCCAAACAGAATATAGTTTTTTCCTTCGTGTGACGGATCTTTATGCTCAAAGTATTTTATTTCAAAGTCAACCAAATCATCATAGGGTTGCTTTATTGAATAAGTTTTTACCCATTGCAGTTCATTACAATTCTGAGTTTTTAAATGAGCAACTACTTTATTGTACAACTTGATCGGCCCGTCTTCCTTATTTGGTGATTCCGGCTCTTTTTTTTGAATAGCCTGCTCTTTAACTTCAAAACTTGTTTTTCTTTCTTCAAGAACAGTTTCTCTTTTTTCAGGAATAGCCTCTCTTTTTCCAGAATCAGTTTCTTTTTTTTCAGAAACAGTTTCTTCTGTTGTGTTACATTTAGTCATGTCTTTCAAAATATCTACCTGATCACTTATTTCGCTCCACAAAAGTCCATTACTCTTGGATAACATATCAAATGCTTCTTGTGAAATCAAACCCGCCGCCTTCAAATATCTTTTCAGAGAATCTTCCATAATCTTGAACAATTCCCTGTCGTTATTACTGATCACATTCCCACACCCTTCAATTGTTATGTATAAAAATAATATACCAAATTTCCATAAAAAATACAAATCCAGAACGAAGTAATACTGAAAGCATAATAATATTAAACATTTTTTTCTAAAAAGCATTTCAAATTATATTACTCACTTTTATTTATTATCCCTTTTGTGATATAATTTTATTGTTATTTACTCGTTTATTATGCATTCGGAGGATCGGTTCATGCAAATATTAAGTTATAAACTTGATGCATTCATACCCTTTGATAAAGACAGTATTGAAGACTTTTTAGTTTTATGTGAAGATGTTATATGCAAAATGACTTCCGACGAAAAAGCTATTTTTAAATTAAAAAGTGCTACCCACGAGTTACTCATTAACTCTCTTGAGCACGGTTATAACAGAAACGCTGGAACAGTTTCATTTTATATGAAAAGGCATCCTGATAAAATAACCTTAGAAATGACTGATGAAGGTTCAGGTTTTGATACATCACTGCTTAAATCAGAAAATCTCGGCACTGACTTGAATTCTATTAAAGGCAGAGGCTGGGGGCTTATGATAATCAAAAGACTATCCGATAGTATGGAAATCACTCCAAATACCCCAAAAGGCACAAAAATCAACATTTCCATATCGCTTAATGATTTATGGAAATAGCTTCAATTCCCTTAATCAAGCAATTGGGACTTTTGAAAAATTGAAGTGTCCTGTAACATCATTACTATTGGTATAATCAAATAATATAACTGTATTCTTACTTTCCATAACATTTTCATTCGTTATATCATTCAAAAACATCTCAAAGTGGACCTTGTTATATATCTGCTTTGCAGGAATTCCTTCAAAGTGCGGAATATATTTTAAGATATATTCTTCGTTCTTTAAAAAATCAAAACACTTTTCTTTAAAACCCAAGTCCATATTCCTAGTTAACCCAGCTGGAAGGTTATTTGTATTGTTAGAAAGCAAAAAATCAAATTTCAAAAGCTCATTTACTATTTTTAAATCTATATCTATTTCAATCTTTTGAGCAAATTCCAAAACTATCGTATACAAATCCCGACTAGACAAAGAACGGTCAAAGTATCCTGACCTTTTGAAATACTTTGATAATTTTTCATAAAAATCAAAGGGCGAAGCAAAAAAGCCCTTAATCAGGTAATCGATAGTTTTATTGAATCTTCCTGAATTTAAAAAGCGTTCTACCATATCTTCAATACACTTAAGTTTTGATATTTCTCCAAAACTTAAGTAATTGCTGCTTAAAACTTCATAGGGAGGGTAATTTCTGAAGTTATAACCATATTTATCTGACTCTGCCCTTATACGCGAGCCCTTAAGAAGCTTGAGAAATCCAACTTGAAGTTGTTGTGGTCCCAACTCATATACGTCATTAAAAGATTTTCTGAAGGACTCATAATCCTCATAGGGCAATCCCACTATCAAATCAAGATGCAAGTGAACATTTCCAAGTCTATTAAGTTTTTGAACATTGAAAAACACCTCATTTAATCTTGTTTTCCTATTAACAGCAATAAGCGTTTTGCTATTTGTAGTCTGAATCCCAATCTCAAACTGGATAAGTCCTGTAGGAGCCTTTGAAAGAATATCCATCATCTCGTTATCAAAAAGATCTGCTGCTGCTTCAAAATGAAAGTGAGTCGAACCGGCATTATCAATAACAAATGACAATATTTGTTTTGCCCTTTCCAAATTACAATTAAAAGTCCTATCTACAAATTTAACCATCTTAATACCTGCTTTAATAAAAGCCAGAATATCAGACTTCACACGTTCCATGGATAAATATCTGACACCTTTAAAAGTAGATGATAAGCAGTAGGAACAGTCAAAGGGACATCCTCTTGACGACTCATAGTATACTATTTTATTCCCTACATTGTAAAACATCTCCTCGCTGTAAGGTGACCTTATCATGTTCAGGTCTTCTATAATAGCATATTCTTCACCCAAAACCAGATGATCTCCATCTCGATAAGTGAGACTTTTAATACTATCCGGCTCTATGGATTTATTAATTAGTGCTCTTAAAAGTTGTCCAAAAGTCAACTCTCCCTCTCCTGATAGGATGTAATCTATGCAACTGTTTTTGTCCATTATTTCAAAAGCATTAAAAGATACTTCAGGTCCTCCAAGAATAATTTTAACTTTTGGAAGTACTTTCTTTAAATTATCTGCTATTTTCAGTACATATTCAATATTCCAAATATAGCATGAAAACGCAGCAATATCGCAACTTTCTTCATATATACCTGCAAGCACCGAATCAATCATCTCGTTTATTGAATACTCCATCACCTTAACTTCTCCGCATTCAGGCATGCAGTTTGCCTTTAAATACCATGGTGCCAATGCTGAGTGTATGAATTTTGAATTTAAAGCGACTATAACAGTTTTCATATTATTTCTCCCCAAATAGATATCGAACTATTATATCAAAAGTCTCTAACCTATTTCAAGGAAGACTTCATATTATTCAAAAAATATAGTAAAAGGAAACGCGAAATAAGTCTCTTTAATTTATAAGACCATATTACCATTTTCATTAGTACCTAGACAATGATATAATTATTATATGGAAGGTGGTATGACAATGAATATGAGCAGTATCCCCCTTGAATCTCTAAACAGCGTAAGGCAGGCTATAGATATAGCCACTCTCAGGAAGTCTATGAATCAGGATGCACAAACTGTTGGTACTCTCATTAATAACATGCAGGAAGTCAATTCAAAAGTACTCGAACATTCAGTTACACCACACAAGGGCAGTTCTATCGATGTAAGTGTTTAATGGATTGTTGCAAAACCTTAAACAAAATGCTATAGGGTATGGCTAATAAGTTGTTTTCTCCGGGTATACCTTAATATTGTTTAATGAGTTTATACCATATCCCAACTACATCCTTATAATAGTCAAGAAAGCATTTTTTATCTACAGCTGCATTTGTCTTTAAAGCTATCTGATCAATCACTTGCCCATTTGCCGTAAATCTTATATACCCTACTTCAACATTAGGATGGACAGGTGCCATCAATTTGTTATTATACAGATAAAGTTCTTCTTTAAGGCTGTTTTTCTCTTCTTCAGTAAGAGCCACTTCCAGTCCTTCAACAGGTATAATAGGCACAATCTCTCCTTTTCCTTTTACAACTGGAAGTTTACCAACGTTTTCTTCACTATCTAAAAGTTTATATAATTTGTAATTGTTAAAAGCATAATCCAGAATAGCTTTGCTGCTTTGTGCCCTTACAGACCTGCTGTGACAGTTTAAAACTACAGAAATAATCCTCATATTATTTCTGGTAGCCGATGCCACAAGACACCTTCCGGCTTGACCTGTGTAGCCCGTTTTTACCCCATCAGCACCGGGATATGCACCAAGCATTTCATTTGTTGTATATAAACTCCTGCCTGTTATCGATGTACTCTGTGTTCCTACTATTTGAGAAAATGTAGAATTTCCCAAAGCGTATCTGGCTATTTGTGCAAGCTCATACGCAGTTGAGTAATGCCCCGGGGTATCAAGACCATGTGGTGTCTTAAACTGAGTGTTTTTTAGTCCAAGTTCTCGCGCCTTGTCATTCATCATCTGGGCAAACTCTTCTACACTCCCTCCTATATGTTCTGCTATTGCTATTGCCGCATCATTCCCTGAATTTAACATCAAGCCATATAAAAGCTCCCTAAGCGATAATTCTTCACCTTCTTTAAGGTGTATAACAGATCCTCT is part of the Acetivibrio cellulolyticus CD2 genome and encodes:
- a CDS encoding AAA family ATPase yields the protein MTRLKLIIADTDETYVESIAGYFMLNYSQRFQVSSFTDKACLVEYLSDESNKIDVLLIDSELYSREILKGNVATVILLTVDRVSSESNEYYTISKYQQGDKIVSDIFNIYAQKDDGDIINITGEKKTKVVAVYSPIGGSGKTTISTSCAIQCAQKGLKVFYLNLEDFQSTALFCDCRGGQNLSNILYYLKDKSKNLQLRIESAKCIDGEYNIHYFCPPESLLDLQDSKPEELKTLLGELKSMGQYDIVYVDMSSSFDDRNISILDSSDEILLVLPQDAVSDIKIDLFSNEMDILKQRKGIDFSDKINLVLNKYNSYMALEVETVSVCGNSIDYYIPVVPGMMAIKGNNRLMDLQGHFTESIEELIERYKE
- a CDS encoding ATP-binding protein; its protein translation is MQILSYKLDAFIPFDKDSIEDFLVLCEDVICKMTSDEKAIFKLKSATHELLINSLEHGYNRNAGTVSFYMKRHPDKITLEMTDEGSGFDTSLLKSENLGTDLNSIKGRGWGLMIIKRLSDSMEITPNTPKGTKINISISLNDLWK
- a CDS encoding B12-binding domain-containing radical SAM protein, with the translated sequence MKTVIVALNSKFIHSALAPWYLKANCMPECGEVKVMEYSINEMIDSVLAGIYEESCDIAAFSCYIWNIEYVLKIADNLKKVLPKVKIILGGPEVSFNAFEIMDKNSCIDYILSGEGELTFGQLLRALINKSIEPDSIKSLTYRDGDHLVLGEEYAIIEDLNMIRSPYSEEMFYNVGNKIVYYESSRGCPFDCSYCLSSTFKGVRYLSMERVKSDILAFIKAGIKMVKFVDRTFNCNLERAKQILSFVIDNAGSTHFHFEAAADLFDNEMMDILSKAPTGLIQFEIGIQTTNSKTLIAVNRKTRLNEVFFNVQKLNRLGNVHLHLDLIVGLPYEDYESFRKSFNDVYELGPQQLQVGFLKLLKGSRIRAESDKYGYNFRNYPPYEVLSSNYLSFGEISKLKCIEDMVERFLNSGRFNKTIDYLIKGFFASPFDFYEKLSKYFKRSGYFDRSLSSRDLYTIVLEFAQKIEIDIDLKIVNELLKFDFLLSNNTNNLPAGLTRNMDLGFKEKCFDFLKNEEYILKYIPHFEGIPAKQIYNKVHFEMFLNDITNENVMESKNTVILFDYTNSNDVTGHFNFSKVPIA
- a CDS encoding putative motility protein produces the protein MNMSSIPLESLNSVRQAIDIATLRKSMNQDAQTVGTLINNMQEVNSKVLEHSVTPHKGSSIDVSV
- a CDS encoding D-alanyl-D-alanine carboxypeptidase family protein, whose product is MMRRKITASIICLILIVSWSWITFADDFTEDEPFREIFSTEVSNAAGSKTPKIEAGAAIVIDMKSGRVLYEKNAYSTRSIASTTKIMTAIVAIEKGKLDNKVKVSKRAASVRGSVIHLKEGEELSLRELLYGLMLNSGNDAAIAIAEHIGGSVEEFAQMMNDKARELGLKNTQFKTPHGLDTPGHYSTAYELAQIARYALGNSTFSQIVGTQSTSITGRSLYTTNEMLGAYPGADGVKTGYTGQAGRCLVASATRNNMRIISVVLNCHSRSVRAQSSKAILDYAFNNYKLYKLLDSEENVGKLPVVKGKGEIVPIIPVEGLEVALTEEEKNSLKEELYLYNNKLMAPVHPNVEVGYIRFTANGQVIDQIALKTNAAVDKKCFLDYYKDVVGIWYKLIKQY